A single region of the Aeromonas hydrophila subsp. hydrophila ATCC 7966 genome encodes:
- a CDS encoding ATP-binding protein: MTSAPGLRRQIIYSLGLMALGIISLAVIGTYVFYAIAVTYVPGSISESWMPSRVEMIWIGSTILIALGMALYVAVRLSRRILTPLNSVANSLREVAQGRLDARVPLDEQAIGETAQLVRDFNTMAERLQSMTREREFWNAAIAHELRTPVTILRGRLQGLAEGVFPPERSLFEGLLRQVEGLTHLIEDLRVLSLNDSGHLELQHSEVKLADELAVVLEAFATPLAASGFTLKRELDAELCVCCDALRIRQALMALLENAQKHAVPGMLTVRLHRSGAQCILSVEDEGPGISEEVAAYIFEAFRRGDPSRSRKSGGSGLGLAVVKAIAEAHGGSAVCQPTERGGTTFTLSWPI; the protein is encoded by the coding sequence GTGACATCGGCACCCGGCCTGCGCAGGCAGATCATCTACTCCCTGGGTTTGATGGCGCTCGGCATCATCTCCCTTGCGGTGATCGGCACCTATGTGTTCTACGCCATTGCCGTGACCTATGTGCCTGGCAGCATCTCCGAGAGCTGGATGCCCTCCAGGGTCGAGATGATCTGGATTGGCTCGACCATTCTCATTGCATTGGGGATGGCGCTGTACGTGGCGGTGCGCCTCTCTCGTCGCATCCTGACTCCCCTCAACTCGGTGGCGAACAGCCTGCGAGAGGTGGCACAGGGTCGGCTCGACGCCCGTGTACCGCTGGATGAACAGGCGATCGGGGAGACGGCGCAACTGGTGCGCGACTTCAACACCATGGCCGAGCGACTGCAGAGCATGACCCGCGAGCGGGAGTTCTGGAATGCCGCCATCGCCCACGAGTTGCGCACCCCGGTGACCATATTGCGCGGCCGCTTGCAGGGGCTGGCCGAAGGGGTATTTCCGCCAGAGCGTTCGCTCTTTGAAGGGCTGCTGCGTCAGGTGGAGGGATTGACCCACCTGATCGAAGACTTGCGGGTGCTCAGTCTCAACGACAGCGGCCACCTGGAGTTGCAACACTCAGAGGTCAAGCTGGCCGACGAGCTTGCCGTGGTGCTCGAGGCGTTTGCCACCCCTCTGGCCGCGAGCGGTTTCACTCTCAAGCGGGAGCTCGATGCCGAGCTTTGTGTCTGTTGCGATGCACTTCGCATCCGTCAGGCCCTGATGGCGCTGCTGGAAAATGCCCAAAAGCACGCGGTGCCCGGCATGCTGACCGTGCGCCTGCATCGTTCGGGCGCCCAATGCATCCTGAGCGTGGAAGACGAAGGGCCCGGCATCAGCGAGGAGGTCGCCGCCTATATCTTCGAGGCGTTTCGCCGGGGGGATCCGTCACGCTCGCGCAAGAGTGGCGGCAGCGGGCTCGGGCTGGCCGTGGTCAAGGCGATTGCCGAGGCCCACGGCGGCAGTGCGGTTTGCCAACCAACCGAACGTGGCGGAACGACATTCACGCTCTCCTGGCCCATCTAG
- a CDS encoding DMT family transporter gives MSSKTKCWLWMLLVIVSETSATSTLKMFGSSEGTTKMLLLGLLVLLYCTCYYSLSRAVKDIPVGLAYATWSGTGILVVSTLGMAFYGQHPDTAAMIGMAVIASGIVIMNLFSKMGSEEGTDASAEPLTPPMNNNIAN, from the coding sequence ATGTCTTCAAAAACAAAATGTTGGCTATGGATGCTGCTGGTGATCGTGTCCGAAACCTCGGCCACCTCCACCCTCAAGATGTTTGGCAGCAGTGAAGGAACCACCAAGATGCTGTTGCTCGGTCTGCTCGTGCTGCTCTATTGCACCTGCTACTACTCCCTCTCCCGCGCGGTAAAAGACATTCCCGTTGGGCTTGCCTACGCCACCTGGTCCGGCACCGGCATCCTGGTGGTCTCCACGCTGGGGATGGCGTTTTACGGCCAGCACCCGGACACCGCCGCCATGATCGGCATGGCCGTCATCGCCAGCGGCATCGTCATCATGAACCTGTTCTCCAAGATGGGCAGCGAAGAGGGCACCGATGCCTCCGCCGAGCCCCTCACTCCCCCCATGAACAACAACATCGCCAACTGA
- a CDS encoding response regulator — MSYLPASANPAAQSLVLIAEDEAEIADILAAYLQRHGLRTLHAADGREALAMHQTCKPDLLLLDVQMPQLDGWQVLSEIRARGDMPVIMLTALDQDLDKLMGLRMGADDYVVKPFNPAEVVARVQAVLRRSQAAKQATARVLRVGPFQIDLESHEASICRDERQQMLDLTLTEFKLLASLMRTPKRVFSRAELLTHCLPEGDTQERTVDSHISKLRKKLEAQGIQGVPASVWGVGYRFGSDA, encoded by the coding sequence ATGTCGTATCTTCCTGCTTCCGCCAACCCGGCGGCCCAGTCACTGGTACTGATTGCAGAGGATGAAGCCGAGATAGCCGACATCCTCGCCGCTTACCTGCAACGCCACGGATTGCGCACTTTGCATGCCGCCGATGGCCGCGAAGCCCTGGCCATGCACCAGACATGCAAACCCGATCTCCTGTTGCTGGATGTGCAGATGCCGCAGCTTGATGGCTGGCAGGTGCTCAGCGAGATCCGGGCCCGTGGCGACATGCCGGTGATCATGCTGACCGCCCTGGATCAGGACCTTGACAAGCTGATGGGGCTGCGCATGGGGGCGGATGACTATGTGGTCAAACCCTTCAACCCGGCCGAAGTGGTGGCCCGGGTACAGGCGGTGCTCAGACGCAGCCAGGCAGCAAAACAGGCCACGGCCAGGGTGCTGCGGGTCGGCCCCTTCCAGATCGATCTGGAGAGCCACGAGGCCAGCATTTGCCGAGATGAGAGGCAACAGATGCTGGATCTGACCCTGACCGAGTTCAAGTTGCTCGCCTCCCTGATGCGGACACCAAAAAGGGTGTTCAGCCGCGCCGAACTGCTGACCCACTGCCTGCCCGAGGGGGATACCCAGGAGCGCACGGTGGACAGCCACATCAGCAAGCTGCGCAAGAAGCTGGAGGCACAGGGCATTCAGGGGGTGCCCGCCAGTGTCTGGGGCGTCGGCTATCGCTTCGGGAGCGATGCGTGA
- the cutD gene encoding choline TMA-lyase-activating enzyme: protein MIANNELTGRIFNIQKYSIYDGDGIRTLVFFKGCNLCCPWCANPEGLSSQFQVMFSHDKCINCGDCVNVCPAGVHYRAEENGSMKHFVDRNKDCIGCRKCEEVCTQHALDIMGKDVTVSELMEIIMQDYDFYISSGGGVTIGGGEMSLQTDFAVALFSECKKMMINTAIETQGTTSLANYQQLAPVTDTFLFDIKQINSEQHKAMLGIGNEGIRRNLEWLVDYGAKVIVRMPLIRGYNDSWDAITGAIEYVQKLAKRGNILRIDMLPYHQLGRKKYERLDMPYPIAQDPSYTPDELDRLESFFAQFDFDIRLVRH from the coding sequence GTGATCGCAAATAATGAATTAACCGGCCGCATATTCAATATCCAGAAATATTCGATATATGACGGCGATGGCATTCGCACGCTGGTTTTTTTCAAGGGCTGCAACCTTTGCTGCCCCTGGTGCGCCAACCCTGAAGGGCTCAGCAGCCAATTTCAGGTGATGTTTTCCCACGACAAATGCATCAACTGCGGTGACTGCGTAAATGTCTGTCCGGCCGGAGTCCATTACCGGGCCGAAGAGAACGGCAGCATGAAACACTTCGTCGATCGCAATAAAGATTGCATCGGCTGCCGCAAATGCGAGGAGGTCTGCACCCAGCATGCGCTGGACATCATGGGCAAGGATGTCACCGTCAGCGAGCTGATGGAGATCATCATGCAGGACTATGACTTTTACATCTCCTCCGGCGGTGGCGTCACCATCGGCGGCGGCGAGATGAGCCTGCAGACCGACTTTGCCGTCGCGCTGTTCAGCGAATGCAAGAAGATGATGATCAATACCGCCATCGAGACTCAGGGCACCACCTCGCTTGCCAATTACCAGCAGCTGGCGCCCGTCACCGATACCTTTTTGTTCGATATCAAGCAAATCAACAGCGAACAGCATAAAGCGATGCTGGGTATCGGCAATGAAGGTATTCGCCGCAATCTGGAATGGCTGGTTGATTACGGCGCCAAGGTGATTGTGCGCATGCCGCTCATCCGTGGATATAACGATTCATGGGATGCCATTACCGGCGCCATCGAATACGTACAGAAATTGGCAAAGCGGGGAAATATTCTGCGGATCGACATGCTGCCGTACCACCAGTTGGGCCGCAAGAAATATGAGCGGCTGGATATGCCCTACCCGATTGCGCAAGACCCCTCTTACACGCCGGACGAATTGGATCGGCTGGAGAGCTTCTTTGCACAATTTGATTTCGATATTCGCTTGGTCCGCCATTAA
- a CDS encoding 1-propanol dehydrogenase PduQ: MSEFLLKPRIRFGQDALSALAEVPARQALLVTDQMMVKVGLADRVTQILRQRGIPFLCWDDVVADPDITTVVRGMKLMDGCYPDLVIALGGGSVIDAAKAVMFALAQTRPHLGRERPCFVAIPTTSGTGSEVTSFSVVKARSEKLVLVDPSLLPDIAILDPSLVASVPPAITADTGMDVLCHALEAYVSRAASDFSDALAEKVVQQVFRYLPACWRDGHDLLAREKMHNASCMAGMAFTNASLGITHSLAHALGGVFRVPHGRANALLMAQVVAWNADHDGQCDTQAAHKYARLAHLLDLPAQTPREGVNSLLVAIQALKDEMKMPAGIGDTGLLAADFDQRLAEMVSQALRDNCTPTNPRAPDARALTELYRKAWCGTLAAGH; encoded by the coding sequence ATGAGTGAATTTTTGCTGAAACCCCGGATCCGCTTCGGTCAGGACGCCCTGTCCGCCCTGGCCGAAGTGCCCGCCCGCCAGGCGCTGCTGGTCACCGATCAGATGATGGTGAAAGTTGGCCTGGCCGACCGGGTGACGCAGATCCTGCGCCAGCGCGGCATCCCGTTCCTGTGCTGGGACGATGTAGTGGCCGATCCGGACATCACCACGGTCGTGCGCGGCATGAAGCTCATGGACGGCTGCTATCCGGATCTGGTGATCGCGCTGGGCGGCGGTTCGGTGATTGATGCAGCCAAAGCGGTCATGTTCGCCCTGGCGCAAACCCGCCCGCATCTGGGGCGCGAGCGCCCCTGTTTCGTGGCCATCCCGACCACCAGCGGCACCGGTTCGGAAGTGACCAGCTTCTCGGTGGTCAAGGCCCGCAGCGAGAAGCTGGTGCTGGTCGACCCGTCATTGCTGCCGGATATCGCCATTCTCGACCCCTCGCTGGTGGCATCGGTACCGCCCGCCATTACCGCCGACACCGGGATGGACGTGCTGTGCCATGCGCTGGAGGCCTATGTCTCCCGGGCGGCCAGCGACTTTTCCGACGCATTGGCGGAGAAGGTGGTGCAGCAGGTCTTTCGCTACCTGCCCGCCTGCTGGCGCGACGGCCACGATCTGCTGGCGCGGGAGAAGATGCACAACGCCTCCTGCATGGCGGGCATGGCCTTCACCAACGCCTCGCTCGGCATCACCCACAGCCTGGCCCATGCCCTCGGCGGCGTATTCCGCGTCCCGCACGGGCGTGCCAACGCGCTCCTGATGGCGCAGGTCGTGGCATGGAACGCCGATCATGACGGGCAGTGCGATACCCAGGCCGCCCACAAGTATGCCCGCCTGGCCCACCTGCTGGACCTGCCCGCCCAGACGCCGCGCGAGGGGGTCAACAGCCTGCTGGTGGCCATCCAGGCGCTCAAAGACGAGATGAAGATGCCCGCCGGCATTGGCGATACCGGCCTCCTCGCTGCCGATTTCGACCAGCGGCTGGCGGAGATGGTCAGCCAGGCGCTGCGCGACAACTGCACCCCGACCAACCCGCGCGCACCGGATGCCCGGGCATTGACCGAACTCTATCGCAAGGCATGGTGCGGCACTCTCGCCGCCGGCCACTAA
- a CDS encoding BMC domain-containing protein, with translation MKSLGVIETRGWVAAIQAVDAACKAAGVSCIGYRKVGSGLVSVCFEGEISAIHTAIERGVAVAATIDQQVHSLVIARPEPSAVAALGNLKGYPPRAPASTRTELTAATGAAPALPPPSGADTEPTTPSASQPATDLAEDRQAAARKGKKA, from the coding sequence ATGAAAAGTTTGGGCGTAATTGAAACGCGAGGATGGGTCGCCGCCATTCAGGCCGTAGACGCCGCCTGCAAAGCGGCAGGCGTCAGCTGCATCGGCTATCGCAAGGTGGGTTCCGGGCTGGTGAGTGTCTGCTTCGAAGGGGAGATCAGCGCCATCCACACCGCCATCGAGCGTGGCGTCGCGGTGGCCGCCACCATCGACCAGCAGGTCCATTCCCTGGTGATTGCCCGTCCGGAGCCAAGCGCGGTAGCGGCGCTCGGCAACCTCAAGGGTTACCCGCCGCGCGCACCGGCCAGCACCAGAACCGAGTTGACGGCCGCAACAGGTGCAGCCCCGGCCCTGCCACCGCCAAGCGGTGCCGATACCGAACCGACCACTCCATCGGCCAGCCAGCCTGCCACGGATCTGGCGGAAGACAGACAGGCCGCGGCAAGAAAAGGGAAGAAAGCATGA
- a CDS encoding DMT family transporter — MFNFGFLWLALSIGSEITGTSMIKKTNGFSRLGPSILVVCAYSLCYFALTRAMSTIPVGVAYSLWCGFGIVGVTICSMILYKQKPDLPAILAMALIISGGVIMNVFSSM; from the coding sequence ATGTTTAATTTCGGATTTTTATGGCTGGCGCTCTCTATCGGCTCTGAGATCACCGGCACCTCGATGATCAAGAAGACCAACGGTTTTAGCAGACTGGGGCCATCCATACTGGTCGTCTGCGCCTACAGCCTGTGCTACTTCGCCCTCACCCGCGCCATGAGCACCATTCCGGTCGGGGTGGCCTATTCGCTCTGGTGCGGCTTCGGCATCGTCGGGGTCACCATCTGTTCGATGATCCTCTACAAGCAAAAGCCGGATCTGCCCGCCATCCTGGCGATGGCGCTGATCATCTCGGGCGGGGTGATCATGAATGTCTTCTCCAGCATGTAA
- the cutC gene encoding choline trimethylamine-lyase: MAHYSLTPRVNVLAERLLAHTSTLCSEHATILSGLDGDIAGIPAAVKPARRFYELMRQLPLTISADELIVGNQTRTPHGAIFHDESAGQRPSTFQFLNLNSAIDSPDYKLVVEKGVLAIKQQLEEKTRALGSAVSRSGMDEVNGCRAAIHACDALMALAQNLANSAETLAAAETNPFRQAELRDSAAILHHVPAHPARNFKEACQSFYLFQLALQLDNGSYAVNPEGADKALLPYFQRDIANGALTEQQAYEIVECLWFKLAELSEVRATCAIDGYPMFDALLHGASLEQASINPLSEMFLCAQQNLSALKLPVRLFRGVQHVSAAPFAACADTPVMEGLTPRLQRLRNHYLTVRPSVSIYRAQAFTEVVKANPGMPTILLRAKAFRHACETAPILIQDDELIVGHPCGKPRAGAFSPDIAWRWVRDELDTMSTRPQDPFEISEADKKTIREEIVPFWEGRSLDEICEAQYREAGVWAFSGETFVSDLSYHQINGGGDTCPGYDVLLFTKGMNGIKADAQAHLDQLSMENPDDIDRIYYYKAAIETCEGVVNYARRIAAHARELAAKEQDAQRRAELLTIAEVNENVPANPPKTLQEALQSIWTVESLFEIEENQTGLSLGRVDQYCYPMFEADIREGRLTHESALELMQAFIIKCAELMWMSSELGAKYFAGYQPFINLTVGGQKRSGGDACNDLTYLIMDAVRFVKVYQPSLACRIHNQSPQKYMEKIVDVVKAGMGFPACHFDDSHIKMMLRKGFDFEDARDYCLMGCVEPQKSGRIYQWTSTGYTQWPIAIEFVLNRGRMVLFDSHQGLDTGDLRELRTFEQFDAAVKQQIAHIVRMSAVGTVISQRVHRDVAPKPLMSLMVEGCMESGKDVSAGGAMINYGPGLIFSGLATYVDSMAAIRKLVFEEQRYTLEQIRDALLANFEGFEALRRDCLNAPKYGNDDNYVDQYALDITEWTEKECRKYKMLYSRMSHGTLSISNNTPIGELTNATPNGRLAWMPLSDGISPTQGADKQGPTAIIKSVSKMNVETMNIGMVHNFKFLKGLLDTQEGRHGLITLLRTASILGNGQMQFSYVDNEVLKKAQQEPEKYRDLIVRVAGYSAYFVELCKEVQDEIISRTVIEKF; the protein is encoded by the coding sequence ATGGCACACTACAGCTTAACGCCGCGCGTCAACGTGCTGGCTGAACGTTTACTGGCGCACACCAGCACCCTGTGCAGCGAACACGCCACGATTTTGAGCGGGCTGGATGGCGACATCGCAGGCATTCCCGCCGCCGTCAAACCGGCACGTCGCTTTTACGAGCTGATGCGTCAGCTACCGCTGACCATCAGTGCCGACGAGTTGATTGTTGGCAATCAGACCCGCACCCCGCACGGCGCCATTTTCCACGACGAAAGTGCCGGGCAGCGACCGTCCACCTTCCAGTTCCTGAATCTGAACAGCGCCATCGACTCCCCCGACTACAAGCTGGTGGTGGAGAAGGGCGTGCTGGCCATCAAGCAGCAGCTGGAAGAGAAAACCCGCGCGCTGGGCAGCGCCGTCAGCCGCAGCGGCATGGACGAGGTCAACGGCTGCCGCGCCGCCATCCACGCCTGCGATGCCCTGATGGCGCTGGCACAGAACCTGGCCAACAGCGCCGAAACCCTGGCCGCCGCCGAAACCAACCCGTTCCGCCAGGCCGAGCTGCGCGACAGCGCCGCCATTTTGCACCATGTACCGGCCCACCCGGCGCGCAACTTCAAAGAGGCCTGCCAGTCGTTCTACCTGTTCCAGCTGGCGCTTCAACTCGACAACGGCAGCTATGCAGTCAACCCGGAAGGGGCCGACAAGGCGCTGCTGCCCTACTTCCAGCGCGATATCGCCAACGGCGCACTGACCGAGCAGCAGGCGTACGAGATCGTCGAGTGCCTGTGGTTCAAGCTGGCAGAGCTGAGCGAAGTGCGCGCCACCTGCGCCATCGACGGCTACCCCATGTTTGATGCCCTGCTGCACGGCGCCAGCCTGGAGCAGGCGAGCATCAACCCGCTCTCCGAGATGTTCCTCTGCGCCCAGCAAAACCTGAGCGCCCTCAAGCTGCCGGTTCGCCTCTTTCGCGGAGTGCAGCACGTCTCCGCCGCCCCGTTCGCCGCCTGTGCCGATACGCCGGTGATGGAGGGGCTGACGCCGCGCCTGCAGCGCCTGCGCAACCACTATCTGACCGTGCGCCCCAGCGTCTCCATCTACCGGGCACAGGCCTTTACCGAGGTCGTCAAGGCCAACCCAGGCATGCCGACCATCTTGCTGCGGGCCAAGGCGTTCCGTCACGCCTGCGAAACCGCCCCCATCCTTATCCAGGATGACGAGCTGATCGTCGGCCACCCGTGCGGCAAGCCGCGCGCCGGTGCCTTCTCGCCGGACATTGCCTGGCGCTGGGTTCGCGACGAGCTCGATACCATGAGCACCCGTCCGCAAGATCCCTTTGAAATCAGCGAAGCGGACAAGAAAACCATCCGCGAAGAGATAGTGCCGTTCTGGGAAGGCCGCTCGCTGGACGAGATCTGCGAAGCGCAGTACCGGGAAGCCGGCGTCTGGGCCTTCAGCGGCGAAACCTTCGTCAGCGACCTCTCCTACCACCAGATCAACGGGGGTGGCGACACCTGCCCGGGCTACGACGTGCTGCTGTTCACCAAGGGGATGAACGGCATCAAGGCAGACGCCCAAGCCCATCTCGACCAGCTAAGCATGGAGAACCCGGACGACATCGATCGCATCTACTACTACAAGGCAGCGATCGAAACCTGCGAAGGGGTGGTCAACTACGCCCGCCGCATCGCAGCCCATGCCCGCGAACTGGCGGCGAAAGAGCAGGATGCCCAGCGCCGCGCCGAACTGCTGACCATCGCCGAGGTGAACGAGAACGTGCCGGCCAACCCGCCCAAGACCCTGCAAGAAGCGCTGCAGAGCATCTGGACGGTGGAGTCGCTGTTCGAGATCGAAGAGAACCAGACCGGTCTGTCACTCGGTCGGGTCGACCAGTACTGCTACCCCATGTTCGAAGCGGATATCCGCGAGGGTCGTCTGACCCACGAAAGCGCACTCGAGCTGATGCAGGCCTTCATCATCAAGTGTGCCGAGCTGATGTGGATGTCGAGCGAGCTGGGGGCGAAATACTTCGCCGGCTATCAGCCCTTCATCAACCTGACCGTGGGTGGCCAGAAGCGCAGCGGCGGCGATGCCTGCAACGATCTGACCTACCTCATCATGGATGCCGTGCGGTTCGTGAAGGTCTACCAGCCGTCGCTGGCCTGCCGCATTCACAACCAGTCACCGCAGAAATACATGGAGAAGATCGTCGACGTCGTGAAGGCGGGGATGGGTTTCCCGGCCTGCCACTTCGATGACTCCCACATCAAGATGATGCTGCGCAAGGGCTTCGACTTTGAAGACGCCCGCGACTACTGCCTGATGGGCTGTGTCGAGCCGCAAAAATCGGGACGCATCTATCAGTGGACCTCCACCGGTTACACCCAGTGGCCCATCGCCATCGAGTTCGTGCTCAACCGTGGCCGCATGGTGCTGTTCGACAGCCATCAGGGGCTGGATACCGGCGACCTGCGCGAGCTGCGCACCTTCGAGCAGTTCGATGCGGCGGTCAAACAGCAGATTGCCCACATCGTTCGCATGTCAGCAGTCGGCACCGTGATCAGTCAGCGCGTGCACCGCGACGTGGCGCCGAAACCGCTGATGTCACTCATGGTGGAAGGGTGCATGGAGAGCGGAAAAGATGTCTCCGCTGGCGGTGCAATGATCAACTATGGGCCCGGACTCATCTTTTCTGGCCTTGCAACTTATGTCGACTCCATGGCGGCAATCCGCAAGCTGGTGTTCGAGGAGCAGAGATACACACTCGAACAAATTCGCGATGCGCTGCTGGCCAACTTCGAAGGGTTTGAAGCGCTGCGCCGCGACTGTCTCAATGCACCCAAGTACGGCAACGACGACAACTACGTCGACCAGTACGCACTGGATATCACCGAGTGGACGGAGAAGGAGTGTCGCAAGTACAAGATGCTCTACTCCAGAATGAGTCACGGCACCCTCTCCATCTCCAACAACACCCCCATCGGCGAGCTGACCAACGCCACGCCGAACGGGCGCCTGGCCTGGATGCCGCTCTCCGACGGCATCAGCCCGACCCAGGGGGCAGACAAGCAGGGGCCGACGGCCATCATCAAGTCCGTCAGCAAGATGAACGTGGAGACCATGAACATCGGCATGGTGCATAACTTCAAGTTCCTCAAGGGGCTGCTGGATACCCAGGAGGGACGCCATGGCCTCATCACCCTGCTGCGCACCGCCTCCATCCTCGGCAATGGCCAGATGCAGTTCAGCTATGTCGACAACGAAGTGCTGAAAAAGGCGCAGCAGGAGCCGGAGAAGTACCGCGACCTCATCGTGCGCGTCGCCGGCTACAGCGCCTATTTCGTCGAGCTGTGCAAAGAGGTGCAGGACGAGATCATCAGCCGCACCGTGATTGAGAAGTTCTGA
- a CDS encoding EutN/CcmL family microcompartment protein codes for MILAKVTGHVVATQKCDELRGSNLLLITQLDDQQQPMKDRSWVAVDSVGAGMHDVVLAEEYLALNRDRYKAMSVVAIVEKVFRDA; via the coding sequence ATGATTCTCGCAAAGGTAACCGGACATGTCGTCGCCACGCAGAAGTGCGATGAGCTGCGCGGCAGCAACCTGCTGCTCATCACCCAGCTGGACGATCAGCAGCAACCGATGAAGGACCGCTCCTGGGTCGCCGTCGACAGCGTCGGCGCAGGCATGCACGACGTCGTACTGGCCGAGGAGTACCTCGCGCTCAACAGAGACCGCTACAAGGCCATGTCGGTGGTCGCCATTGTCGAGAAGGTGTTTCGGGACGCTTGA
- a CDS encoding phosphate propanoyltransferase: MIDPQLHQKIAARLSLVSPAIPVGISNRHVHLAQQDVEALFGKGYTLTPLKPLRQPGQFAAEECVTVVGPKGSLTRVRVLGPTRPVSQLEVSRADCFTLGIKAPVRESGQLENTGSALLIGPAGHVELRSQVICAWRHIHLSPQDARQLNVTHGQKVSVRSDGERQLTFDEVVVRVRDDFALEFHIDTEEANAAGLKNGAQVRLLG; the protein is encoded by the coding sequence ATGATCGATCCCCAACTGCATCAAAAGATCGCCGCCCGTCTGAGCCTGGTCAGCCCGGCGATCCCGGTCGGCATCTCGAATCGCCACGTCCACCTGGCACAACAGGATGTGGAGGCCCTGTTCGGCAAGGGCTACACCCTGACGCCGCTCAAACCGCTGCGCCAGCCGGGTCAGTTTGCCGCCGAAGAGTGCGTCACCGTGGTCGGCCCCAAGGGCTCGCTGACCCGGGTACGGGTGCTCGGACCGACCCGGCCGGTTTCACAGCTGGAGGTCTCCCGCGCCGACTGCTTCACCCTCGGTATCAAGGCGCCGGTCCGAGAGTCAGGCCAGCTGGAAAATACCGGCAGCGCCCTGCTCATCGGCCCCGCCGGCCACGTGGAGTTGCGCTCCCAGGTGATCTGCGCCTGGCGCCATATCCACCTCTCGCCACAAGACGCTCGCCAGCTGAACGTGACCCACGGTCAGAAGGTGAGCGTGCGCAGCGACGGCGAGCGCCAGTTGACCTTCGATGAGGTGGTGGTGCGGGTACGCGACGATTTTGCGCTGGAATTTCACATCGATACCGAAGAGGCCAACGCCGCCGGCTTGAAAAACGGTGCGCAGGTCAGGCTGCTCGGCTAA